A DNA window from Pseudomonas wuhanensis contains the following coding sequences:
- the murG gene encoding undecaprenyldiphospho-muramoylpentapeptide beta-N-acetylglucosaminyltransferase, translated as MGANVLIMAGGTGGHVFPALACAREFQARGYTVHWLGTPRGIENDLVPAAGIELHRIHASGLRGKGKLSLLKAPIMLLKSIWQARAIIRQLRPVCVVGFGGFVTGPGGVAAKLAGVPVIVHEQNAVAGTANRLLVPLAARVCEAFPDTFTLSNSRRTTGNPVRTELFLETPRPALAGRKARLLILGGSLGAEPLNKLLPEALSQVAPDLRPDVFHQAGKNHDEVTAERYRAAGVEAQVQPFIKDMAQAYGWADLVVCRAGALTISELAAAGLPSMLVPLPHAIDDHQTRNADYLAREGAAFLMPQRTTGAADLAARLTEVLMQPQRLNDMASAARRLAKPDATRNVVDTCLEVAHG; from the coding sequence ATGGGCGCTAACGTATTGATCATGGCCGGCGGCACCGGGGGGCACGTGTTCCCGGCACTGGCCTGCGCTCGAGAGTTCCAGGCCCGTGGTTACACCGTGCATTGGTTGGGCACGCCGCGCGGGATCGAAAACGATCTGGTGCCGGCGGCGGGTATTGAATTGCATCGGATCCACGCCAGCGGTTTGCGCGGCAAGGGCAAATTGTCTCTGCTCAAGGCGCCGATCATGTTGCTCAAGTCGATCTGGCAGGCGCGGGCGATCATTCGCCAGCTGCGGCCGGTCTGCGTGGTCGGCTTCGGTGGTTTTGTGACCGGCCCCGGCGGCGTTGCAGCCAAATTGGCCGGCGTGCCGGTGATCGTTCATGAGCAGAACGCCGTGGCCGGTACCGCCAATCGGTTGCTGGTGCCGTTGGCCGCCCGAGTCTGTGAAGCGTTCCCCGACACCTTTACCCTGTCGAACAGCCGTCGCACCACCGGTAACCCGGTGCGCACCGAGCTGTTCCTCGAAACACCGCGACCTGCCCTGGCCGGTCGCAAGGCGCGTTTGCTGATCCTGGGCGGAAGCCTGGGCGCAGAGCCGTTGAACAAGTTGCTGCCTGAAGCCCTGTCGCAAGTCGCCCCCGACCTGCGCCCGGACGTGTTTCATCAGGCTGGCAAAAACCACGATGAAGTGACTGCAGAGCGCTATCGCGCGGCTGGCGTCGAGGCGCAAGTGCAGCCTTTCATCAAAGACATGGCCCAAGCCTATGGCTGGGCCGACCTGGTGGTGTGCCGCGCAGGCGCGCTGACCATCAGTGAACTGGCGGCTGCCGGTCTGCCCTCGATGCTGGTGCCTTTGCCCCACGCGATCGACGATCACCAGACCCGCAACGCCGATTATTTGGCCCGTGAAGGCGCTGCCTTCCTGATGCCGCAAAGAACGACTGGCGCAGCGGATCTTGCCGCTCGCCTGACAGAGGTCTTGATGCAACCGCAACGACTCAACGACATGGCCAGCGCGGCACGCCGCCTGGCCAAACCCGATGCCACTCGTAACGTGGTCGATACCTGCCTGGAGGTGGCCCATGGTTGA
- the murC gene encoding UDP-N-acetylmuramate--L-alanine ligase: MVENKKAMPHPEMRRIRRIHFVGIGGVGMCGIAEVLLNLGYEVSGSDLKASPVTERLESFGAHIYIGHRAENAANADVLVTSSAVNTSNPEVATALERRIPVVPRAEMLAELMRYRHGIAVAGTHGKTTTTSLIASVFAAGGLDPTFVIGGRLNAAGTNAQLGTSRYLIAEADESDASFLHLQPLVAVVTNIDADHMATYDGDFNKLKKTFVEFLHNLPFYGLAVVCLDDPVVREILPQVKRPTVTYGFGDDADVRAINVRQQGMQTFFTVLRPDREPLDVSVNMPGNHNVLNALATICIATDEGVSDEAIVQGLSGFQGVGRRFQVYGELPVEGGNVMLVDDYGHHPTEVAAVIKAVRGGWPERRLVMVYQPHRYSRTRDLYDDFVNVLADANVLLLMEVYPAGEEPIPGADSRKLCNSIRQRGQLDPIYIERGIDLAPIVKPLLRAGDILLCQGAGDIGGLAPKLLNSPLFAGAVAAPSVGKLK, encoded by the coding sequence ATGGTTGAGAACAAGAAAGCCATGCCGCACCCGGAAATGCGCCGCATCCGTCGCATCCACTTCGTCGGTATCGGCGGCGTGGGCATGTGCGGCATCGCCGAAGTGTTGCTGAACCTGGGCTATGAAGTGTCCGGTTCCGACCTGAAAGCATCGCCGGTGACCGAGCGCCTGGAATCCTTCGGTGCCCACATCTATATCGGCCACCGCGCCGAGAACGCCGCGAACGCCGATGTGCTGGTCACCTCCAGCGCTGTGAACACTTCCAACCCGGAAGTCGCCACCGCTCTGGAGCGCCGTATTCCGGTGGTGCCGCGTGCCGAGATGCTGGCCGAACTGATGCGCTACCGCCACGGCATCGCCGTCGCCGGTACCCACGGCAAAACCACCACCACCAGCCTGATCGCTTCGGTGTTCGCGGCCGGTGGCCTGGACCCGACATTCGTGATCGGTGGTCGTTTGAATGCCGCGGGCACCAATGCCCAGCTCGGCACCAGCCGTTACCTGATCGCCGAAGCCGACGAAAGCGATGCCAGCTTCCTGCACTTGCAGCCGCTGGTGGCCGTGGTCACCAACATCGACGCCGACCACATGGCGACCTACGACGGCGACTTCAACAAACTGAAGAAAACCTTCGTCGAGTTCCTGCACAACCTGCCGTTCTACGGTTTGGCGGTGGTGTGCCTGGACGATCCGGTGGTGCGTGAAATCCTCCCGCAGGTGAAACGTCCGACGGTCACTTATGGCTTTGGCGACGATGCCGACGTGCGTGCCATCAATGTGCGTCAGCAGGGCATGCAGACTTTCTTTACCGTGCTGCGCCCTGATCGCGAGCCGCTGGATGTGTCGGTGAACATGCCGGGCAACCACAACGTGCTGAACGCGCTGGCGACCATTTGCATCGCCACCGATGAAGGCGTCAGCGATGAAGCCATCGTCCAGGGCCTGTCCGGGTTCCAGGGTGTCGGTCGTCGCTTCCAGGTGTACGGCGAACTGCCGGTTGAAGGCGGCAACGTAATGCTGGTGGACGACTACGGTCACCACCCGACCGAGGTCGCGGCTGTGATCAAAGCCGTGCGCGGTGGCTGGCCGGAGCGCCGTCTGGTGATGGTTTACCAGCCGCACCGTTACAGCCGCACCCGCGACCTGTACGACGATTTCGTCAATGTACTGGCCGACGCCAACGTGCTGCTGCTGATGGAAGTCTACCCGGCCGGTGAAGAGCCGATTCCGGGCGCTGACAGCCGCAAGCTGTGCAACAGCATTCGCCAGCGCGGTCAGCTCGACCCGATCTACATCGAGCGCGGCATCGACCTCGCACCGATCGTCAAGCCGCTGCTGCGTGCCGGCGACATTCTGTTGTGCCAGGGCGCCGGTGATATCGGCGGTCTCGCACCGAAACTATTGAACAGTCCGTTGTTCGCTGGCGCGGTTGCCGCGCCAAGCGTGGGGAAGTTGAAATGA
- a CDS encoding D-alanine--D-alanine ligase, whose translation MTAAYANLVSTIAPKDFGRVAVLFGGKSAEREVSLKSGNAVLEALQSAGVDAFGIDVGDDLLQRLLNEKIDRAFIILHGRGGEDGSMQGLLECAGIPYTGSGILASALAMDKLRTKQVWHSLGIPTPRHAVLSSEADCISAATELGFPLIVKPAHEGSSIGMAKVTSAPELIEAWKAASTYDSQVLVEQWIQGPEFTIATLRDQVLPPIALGTTHSFYDYDAKYVASDTQYRIPCGLDSNKEKELMDLTAKACEALGIAGWGRADVMQDADGQFWFLEVNTAPGMTDHSLVPMAARAAGLDFQQLVLAILAASVAGNAASNKEPRG comes from the coding sequence ATGACTGCTGCTTACGCCAACCTCGTCTCCACTATCGCGCCGAAAGACTTCGGCCGTGTCGCCGTGCTGTTCGGCGGCAAGAGTGCCGAGCGTGAGGTCTCCCTGAAGTCGGGTAACGCAGTGCTCGAGGCACTGCAAAGCGCCGGCGTGGACGCGTTCGGTATCGATGTGGGCGACGACTTGCTGCAGCGTCTGCTGAACGAAAAAATCGATCGCGCCTTCATCATCCTCCACGGTCGTGGCGGTGAAGACGGCAGCATGCAAGGCCTGCTCGAATGCGCAGGGATTCCGTACACCGGTAGCGGCATTCTTGCCTCGGCACTGGCCATGGACAAACTGCGCACCAAGCAGGTCTGGCACAGCCTCGGTATTCCGACGCCACGCCATGCGGTACTGAGCTCTGAGGCCGATTGTATTTCGGCGGCCACGGAACTGGGCTTCCCTTTGATCGTCAAACCGGCCCATGAAGGCTCCAGTATCGGGATGGCCAAAGTGACTTCCGCGCCCGAGTTGATCGAGGCGTGGAAAGCGGCCAGTACCTACGATTCGCAAGTGTTGGTCGAGCAATGGATTCAAGGTCCGGAGTTCACCATCGCCACCCTGCGTGACCAGGTGTTGCCTCCAATCGCCCTGGGCACAACCCACAGTTTCTACGACTACGACGCCAAGTACGTGGCTTCCGATACCCAGTACCGGATTCCGTGTGGCCTGGACAGCAATAAAGAAAAAGAACTCATGGACCTCACGGCCAAAGCCTGTGAGGCGCTGGGTATCGCCGGTTGGGGCAGGGCAGACGTGATGCAGGACGCCGACGGGCAGTTCTGGTTCCTGGAAGTCAATACCGCGCCGGGCATGACCGATCACAGTCTGGTTCCGATGGCGGCCCGTGCCGCTGGCCTGGATTTCCAGCAACTGGTTCTGGCGATTCTGGCCGCAAGCGTTGCTGGTAATGCTGCCAGCAACAAAGAGCCGCGAGGTTAA
- a CDS encoding cell division protein FtsQ/DivIB: MQGAQLRHQPSAPGRKPVPRGASRMVAKEPMSARLPKANFGFLKSLFWPVLLVALGFGTYEGAQRLLPYADRPITKIAVQGDLSYISQQAVQQRIAPYVASSFFTIDLAGMRTELEQMPWIAHAEVRRVWPDQVVIRLEEQLPVARWGDESLLNNQGQAFTPRELANYEHLPQLFGPQRAQQQVMQQYQVLSQMLRPLGFSIARLELRERGSWFLTTGAGSAGPGIELLLGRGKLVERMRRFIAIYDKTLKEQITNIARIDLRYANGLAVGWREPVAPTTAQPAVAKN, translated from the coding sequence ATGCAAGGCGCACAGCTGAGACATCAGCCCTCCGCACCCGGCCGCAAGCCGGTGCCGCGGGGTGCCAGCCGAATGGTGGCCAAAGAGCCGATGTCCGCGCGCCTGCCGAAAGCCAACTTTGGTTTTCTGAAAAGCCTGTTCTGGCCCGTGCTGTTGGTTGCACTGGGGTTCGGCACTTATGAAGGCGCACAGCGTTTGCTGCCGTACGCCGACCGGCCGATCACCAAGATCGCGGTGCAGGGCGACTTGAGTTACATCAGCCAGCAAGCGGTGCAGCAGCGGATCGCCCCCTACGTGGCGTCGAGCTTCTTCACCATCGACCTGGCGGGTATGCGCACCGAGCTTGAACAGATGCCATGGATTGCCCACGCCGAAGTGCGCAGGGTATGGCCGGATCAAGTAGTGATTCGCCTGGAAGAACAGCTGCCGGTGGCCCGTTGGGGCGATGAGTCGCTGTTGAACAATCAGGGGCAGGCGTTCACCCCGCGTGAGCTGGCGAACTACGAACATTTGCCACAGCTGTTCGGCCCGCAGCGGGCCCAGCAGCAAGTGATGCAGCAATACCAGGTGCTGAGCCAGATGCTCAGGCCATTGGGTTTCTCGATTGCACGCCTGGAGTTGCGTGAACGAGGCAGTTGGTTCCTGACCACCGGCGCCGGCAGCGCGGGCCCTGGAATCGAACTGCTGCTGGGACGCGGCAAGCTGGTGGAACGGATGCGCCGCTTCATTGCCATCTATGACAAGACGCTCAAAGAACAGATTACGAACATTGCGCGCATCGATCTGCGCTACGCCAACGGCCTCGCTGTTGGCTGGCGGGAACCTGTAGCGCCCACGACAGCCCAACCCGCTGTCGCGAAGAATTAA
- the ftsA gene encoding cell division protein FtsA translates to MANVQSGKMIVGLDIGTSKVVALVGEVSDDGTLEIVGIGTHPSRGLKKGVVVNIESTVQSIQRAIEEAQLMAGCRIHSAFVGVAGNHIRSLNSHGIVAIRDREVSSADLERVLDAAQAVAIPADQRVLHTLPQDYVIDNQEGVREPLGMSGVRLEAKVHVVTCAVNAAQNIEKCVRRCGLEIDDIILEQLASAYSVLTDDEKELGVCLVDIGGGTTDIAIFTEGAIRHTAVIPIAGDQVTNDIAMALRTPTQYAEEIKIRYACALAKLAGAGETIKVPSVGDRPPRELSRQALAEVVEPRYDELFTLIQAELRRSGYEDLIPAGIVLTGGTSKMEGAVELAEEIFHMPVRLGVPHGVKGLDDVVRNPIYSTGVGLLMYGLQKQSDGISFSGIGSRDSYSNDEPKAALLDRIKSWVQGNF, encoded by the coding sequence ATGGCAAACGTGCAAAGCGGCAAAATGATCGTCGGTCTCGATATCGGCACCTCCAAGGTGGTGGCGCTGGTAGGCGAGGTCTCGGACGACGGCACGCTCGAAATCGTCGGGATCGGTACTCACCCGTCCCGCGGCCTGAAAAAAGGCGTAGTGGTGAACATCGAGTCCACCGTCCAGTCGATCCAGCGCGCTATTGAAGAAGCGCAGCTGATGGCCGGTTGCCGGATCCATTCGGCGTTTGTCGGCGTGGCCGGCAATCACATCCGCAGCCTGAACTCCCACGGCATCGTGGCGATTCGTGATCGCGAAGTCAGTTCCGCCGACCTTGAGCGCGTTCTCGACGCTGCCCAGGCCGTGGCGATCCCGGCTGACCAGCGCGTGCTGCACACCCTGCCGCAGGATTACGTGATCGATAACCAGGAAGGCGTTCGCGAGCCGCTGGGTATGTCCGGCGTGCGTCTGGAAGCCAAGGTTCACGTGGTCACCTGCGCCGTCAACGCCGCACAGAACATTGAAAAATGCGTGCGCCGCTGCGGTCTGGAAATCGACGACATCATTCTCGAGCAGTTGGCCTCGGCCTACTCGGTCCTGACCGACGACGAGAAAGAGCTGGGCGTGTGCCTGGTGGACATCGGCGGCGGCACCACCGACATCGCGATCTTCACCGAAGGCGCGATCCGTCACACCGCAGTGATCCCGATTGCGGGCGATCAGGTGACCAACGACATCGCCATGGCGCTGCGCACCCCGACCCAGTACGCCGAAGAAATCAAGATTCGCTACGCCTGCGCCCTGGCCAAACTGGCCGGTGCCGGTGAAACCATCAAGGTGCCGAGCGTCGGCGACCGTCCACCGCGCGAACTGTCCCGCCAGGCCCTGGCCGAAGTGGTCGAGCCGCGTTACGACGAGCTGTTCACGCTGATCCAGGCCGAACTGCGTCGCAGTGGCTACGAAGACCTGATTCCGGCCGGCATCGTGCTGACTGGCGGTACCTCGAAGATGGAAGGCGCGGTGGAACTGGCCGAAGAGATCTTCCACATGCCGGTTCGCCTGGGCGTGCCCCATGGCGTCAAGGGCCTGGACGACGTAGTCCGCAACCCGATTTATTCCACCGGCGTTGGCCTGTTGATGTACGGCCTGCAGAAACAGTCCGACGGGATTTCGTTCTCGGGCATCGGCAGCCGCGACAGCTACAGCAACGACGAACCGAAAGCCGCTCTGCTCGATCGCATCAAGAGCTGGGTGCAAGGCAATTTTTAA
- the ftsZ gene encoding cell division protein FtsZ, with protein sequence MFELVDNIPASPVIKVIGVGGGGGNAVNHMVKSNIEGVEFICANTDAQALKSIGARTILQLGTGVTKGLGAGANPEVGRQAALEDRERIAEVLQGTNMVFITTGMGGGTGTGAAPIIAEVAKEMGILTVAVVTRPFPFEGRKRMQIADEGIRLLSESVDSLITIPNEKLLTILGKDASLLSAFAKADDVLAGAVRGISDIIKRPGMINVDFADVRTVMSEMGMAMMGTGCASGPNRAREATEAAIRNPLLEDVNLQGARGILVNITAGPDLSLGEYSDVGSIIEAFASEHAMVKVGTVIDPDMRDELHVTVVATGLGAKIEKPVKVIDNTVHTSMASQPQQQAPVRQEQPAVNYRDLDRPTVMRNQAQAGAATAAKMNPQDDLDYLDIPAFLRRQAD encoded by the coding sequence ATGTTCGAACTCGTAGACAACATCCCCGCAAGCCCGGTAATTAAAGTTATCGGTGTTGGCGGTGGCGGCGGCAACGCTGTCAATCACATGGTCAAGAGCAACATTGAAGGCGTTGAATTCATCTGCGCCAACACTGATGCCCAAGCGCTGAAAAGCATCGGCGCGCGGACCATCCTGCAACTGGGCACCGGCGTGACCAAAGGCCTGGGCGCTGGCGCCAACCCTGAAGTAGGTCGTCAGGCCGCTCTCGAAGACCGTGAGCGCATTGCCGAAGTCCTGCAGGGCACCAATATGGTGTTCATCACCACCGGCATGGGCGGTGGTACCGGTACCGGTGCTGCGCCAATCATTGCTGAAGTGGCCAAGGAAATGGGGATCCTCACCGTTGCGGTGGTGACCCGTCCGTTCCCGTTCGAAGGTCGCAAGCGTATGCAGATCGCCGACGAAGGTATTCGTCTGCTGTCTGAAAGCGTCGACTCGTTGATCACCATTCCCAACGAGAAGCTGCTGACCATCCTCGGTAAAGACGCAAGCCTGCTGTCGGCTTTCGCCAAGGCCGACGATGTACTGGCCGGTGCCGTTCGCGGTATCTCCGACATCATCAAGCGTCCGGGCATGATCAACGTCGACTTTGCCGACGTGCGTACCGTGATGAGTGAAATGGGCATGGCGATGATGGGCACTGGCTGCGCCAGCGGTCCGAACCGTGCACGCGAGGCCACCGAAGCGGCCATTCGCAACCCGCTGCTCGAAGACGTGAACCTGCAAGGTGCACGCGGCATCCTGGTGAACATCACCGCCGGTCCTGACCTGTCCCTGGGTGAGTACTCCGACGTGGGTAGCATCATCGAAGCCTTCGCTTCCGAGCACGCAATGGTCAAGGTCGGTACCGTTATCGATCCGGACATGCGCGACGAGCTGCACGTGACTGTTGTTGCTACCGGTTTGGGCGCTAAAATCGAGAAGCCTGTGAAGGTCATCGACAATACCGTCCACACGTCGATGGCTTCCCAGCCACAACAACAAGCCCCTGTTCGTCAGGAACAGCCTGCGGTGAACTACCGTGACCTGGACCGTCCGACCGTCATGCGCAATCAGGCTCAGGCCGGTGCTGCGACTGCCGCGAAGATGAACCCGCAAGATGATCTGGACTACCTGGACATCCCGGCTTTCCTGCGTCGTCAGGCCGATTGA
- the lpxC gene encoding UDP-3-O-acyl-N-acetylglucosamine deacetylase, translated as MIKQRTLKNIIRATGVGLHSGEKVYLTLKPAPVDTGIVFCRADLDPVVQIPARAENVGETTMSTTLVNGDVKVDTVEHLLSAMAGLGIDNAYVELSASEVPIMDGSAGPFVFLIQSAGLEEQDAAKKFIRILREVTVEDGDKRATFVPFEGFKVSFEIDFDHPVFRDRTQSASVDFSSTSFVKEVSRARTFGFMSDIEYLRKHNLALGGSVENAIVVDADGVLNEDGLRYEDEFVKHKILDAIGDLYLLGNSLIGEFKGFKSGHALNNQLLRKLIEQTDAWEVVTFEDASTAPISYMRPVAAV; from the coding sequence ATGATAAAACAACGCACCCTGAAGAATATTATCCGTGCCACAGGTGTCGGCCTGCACTCCGGGGAGAAGGTCTACCTGACCCTCAAGCCAGCGCCCGTCGACACCGGCATTGTGTTTTGTCGTGCTGACCTCGACCCTGTGGTGCAGATTCCTGCCCGCGCGGAAAACGTTGGCGAAACCACTATGTCGACCACGCTTGTTAACGGTGACGTCAAAGTGGACACGGTGGAGCACCTGCTCTCGGCCATGGCTGGCCTGGGCATCGATAACGCCTACGTCGAGCTCTCCGCGTCCGAAGTCCCGATCATGGATGGTAGCGCTGGACCCTTCGTATTCCTGATTCAATCGGCCGGCCTGGAAGAGCAGGACGCCGCCAAGAAGTTCATCCGGATCCTGCGGGAAGTGACAGTGGAAGACGGCGACAAGCGCGCCACTTTCGTCCCTTTCGAAGGTTTCAAAGTGAGCTTCGAGATCGATTTCGATCACCCGGTTTTCCGTGACCGCACACAAAGTGCAAGCGTGGATTTTTCCAGCACTTCGTTCGTAAAAGAAGTCAGCCGCGCCCGTACCTTTGGTTTCATGAGTGACATCGAGTACCTGCGCAAGCACAACCTCGCACTCGGCGGCAGCGTTGAAAACGCTATTGTGGTCGACGCGGATGGTGTACTGAACGAAGACGGCCTTCGCTATGAAGATGAATTCGTGAAGCACAAGATCCTCGATGCAATTGGTGACCTCTACCTGCTGGGCAATAGCCTGATTGGTGAGTTCAAGGGCTTCAAGTCCGGACATGCATTGAACAACCAGCTGCTGCGCAAGTTGATTGAGCAGACAGATGCTTGGGAAGTCGTGACTTTCGAAGACGCCAGCACTGCACCGATCTCTTACATGCGTCCTGTTGCGGCCGTGTAA
- a CDS encoding sensor domain-containing diguanylate cyclase produces MSVNSAKSRDPIRSTRSERLLVLSSVLLVIAILSIVAFLLIRERANAELSAARAANNIVQLIDADVLRNVELYDVSLLGLIAASQREDLKSVSPAIRHLAYFDRATAAPYKGNILLLDNKGDVIADSASVEPRQGNFADREYFQSHVNNPDPGMFISPPFRGRSPEQDWRISFSRRVNGPQDEFLGVAEAAMRLSYFDQLFNSLSIGRDSTVNLISKDGILLAQQPRLAEELIGKDFSSRPNFQRIVKEGNGSFTGLSSRHKDKRLYTFSKVGNLPLIVIVALSSDEVFAAWKRTAVVVSSATIALCASLLWLTGLLCRELRRRHSAEQELSQLAATDPLTGLANRRSLDQALHHEWFRAQRSAQPLSLLMIDIDHFKAFNDRHGHQGGDDALRLVAKVISTHVRRPADLVARYGGEEFSVILAETDSAGAQQIANNVRTAVEQLPLVGGDASPITVSIGISTWTTASDISLEQLLFAADKALYQAKENGRNRVVAT; encoded by the coding sequence ATGAGTGTGAACAGTGCGAAATCCCGTGATCCGATCCGTTCGACACGGTCGGAGCGGCTTTTGGTTCTCAGTAGTGTGTTGTTGGTGATTGCGATACTGAGCATCGTCGCATTCCTGCTGATCCGTGAACGCGCCAATGCCGAATTGTCCGCCGCTCGTGCCGCCAACAATATCGTGCAATTGATCGACGCCGACGTACTGCGCAATGTCGAACTTTATGATGTGTCCCTGCTGGGTTTGATCGCTGCCTCCCAGCGTGAAGACCTCAAGAGCGTTTCTCCAGCCATTCGCCATCTGGCCTATTTCGATCGCGCCACTGCCGCGCCGTATAAAGGCAATATTTTGTTGCTCGACAACAAGGGCGACGTGATCGCCGACTCGGCCTCGGTGGAGCCCAGGCAGGGCAACTTCGCCGACCGCGAATACTTCCAGTCTCACGTCAACAACCCGGACCCGGGCATGTTCATCAGCCCCCCCTTCAGAGGCAGGTCGCCGGAACAGGATTGGCGTATCAGTTTCAGCCGCCGGGTGAACGGCCCCCAGGATGAGTTCCTGGGCGTGGCCGAAGCCGCCATGCGTTTGAGTTACTTCGATCAGTTGTTCAACAGTTTGAGCATCGGTCGCGACAGTACGGTCAATCTGATCAGCAAAGACGGGATTCTGCTAGCCCAGCAACCCCGCTTGGCCGAAGAGCTGATCGGCAAGGATTTCAGTAGCCGCCCCAATTTCCAACGCATCGTCAAGGAAGGCAACGGCAGCTTCACCGGCCTGTCCAGCCGCCACAAGGATAAGCGCCTGTACACGTTCTCCAAGGTCGGAAACCTGCCGTTGATCGTCATTGTTGCGCTGTCCAGTGATGAGGTCTTTGCGGCCTGGAAACGTACTGCGGTGGTGGTCAGCTCGGCAACCATTGCCCTGTGCGCAAGTCTGCTGTGGCTGACCGGGTTGCTTTGCCGGGAACTGCGTCGGCGCCACAGTGCAGAGCAGGAACTGTCACAACTGGCCGCCACCGACCCCTTGACCGGCTTGGCCAACCGCCGAAGCCTGGATCAGGCGCTACATCATGAATGGTTTCGTGCCCAACGTTCCGCTCAGCCGTTGTCGCTACTGATGATCGATATCGATCACTTCAAGGCGTTCAACGATCGCCATGGCCATCAGGGTGGCGATGATGCCTTGCGCTTGGTGGCCAAGGTAATCAGTACCCATGTTCGACGGCCAGCGGACCTGGTCGCCCGTTACGGTGGCGAGGAGTTTTCGGTGATCCTGGCTGAAACCGACAGCGCCGGCGCGCAACAGATTGCCAACAACGTCCGTACAGCGGTGGAGCAGTTGCCGTTGGTGGGGGGTGATGCGTCGCCGATTACTGTCAGTATCGGTATCAGCACATGGACGACGGCGTCCGATATCAGCCTGGAGCAGTTGCTGTTTGCGGCGGACAAGGCGCTGTATCAGGCCAAGGAAAACGGGCGGAATCGGGTGGTCGCTACGTAG